A window of the Pelagicoccus enzymogenes genome harbors these coding sequences:
- a CDS encoding NAD(P)-dependent oxidoreductase, whose protein sequence is MKVLVVGASGATGRLLVKELLARGLSVLAIVRSAQRFLQAVGNHDRLSVLEAAVLDLSQEQLEQCVGGCQAVASCLGHTLSFKGVYGSPRRLVAETTRRLCEALKAIRAERPAKFVLMNSTGCRNHDIGESVSLPERCVVGLIRLLVPPHRDNELASAYLRREVGQGDEGLEWVVVRPDGLVDAERVSKYEIHPSPIRSAIFDSGKTSRINVAHFMASLLCEQSLWETWQGRTPVVYNVASGEADAG, encoded by the coding sequence ATGAAGGTTTTGGTAGTGGGCGCGAGCGGTGCAACGGGCCGTTTGCTTGTGAAGGAATTGCTGGCGCGAGGCCTGTCGGTCTTGGCGATCGTGCGCTCGGCGCAGCGCTTTTTGCAGGCGGTGGGGAATCACGATCGCTTGAGCGTTTTGGAGGCAGCTGTCCTGGACCTTAGCCAGGAGCAGCTCGAGCAGTGTGTCGGTGGCTGCCAGGCAGTGGCCTCTTGCCTCGGGCATACGCTCAGTTTTAAGGGCGTATACGGAAGCCCGCGCCGCTTGGTCGCGGAGACGACCCGGCGTTTGTGCGAGGCCTTGAAGGCGATTCGGGCCGAGAGGCCGGCGAAGTTTGTGTTGATGAATTCCACCGGCTGTCGGAACCACGATATCGGTGAGAGCGTGTCGCTGCCGGAACGCTGCGTGGTCGGGTTGATCCGTTTGCTGGTGCCGCCGCATCGGGACAACGAGCTGGCGTCCGCTTACCTGCGCAGGGAAGTAGGACAAGGGGATGAAGGACTAGAGTGGGTGGTGGTCCGTCCCGACGGTTTGGTGGACGCCGAGCGGGTATCTAAATACGAGATACATCCGTCGCCAATCCGAAGCGCGATCTTCGACTCGGGCAAGACGAGCCGGATCAATGTCGCTCACTTTATGGCCAGCTTGCTATGCGAGCAAAGCCTTTGGGAAACTTGGCAAGGCAGGACCCCGGTTGTCTACAACGTTGCATCTGGGGAGGCCGACGCAGGTTAG
- a CDS encoding carbohydrate binding domain-containing protein, with the protein MSHSKKAASTYHYFRYAIFTILATFQIQAWGNSVGLDWTDNSDNETGFLVERSANGNDFEVIGETPANHTSFRDETIVPDALYAYRVCAFNEFGMSQYTNIVSHELPNFPPSLSHIGNYSFASSDAILIPFSVSDDHTAANALEVSAVSSNPSAIPQQSLSVEGSDGNFTIKVPSSATAPGTSVIKLSVFDGKHRVYSDINVTIVEFSPPNIGIEFISSADSETIHTGEPFLVSLEISDLSKVRFVDYFINGELMANATEAPFDGLLLVDQAGSADLKIVAHLFDSNEPLTIEHTIEVKEAATGSASSANAIANGGFEDGLQHWRFYTNGSGNAKTVQPGHSDSKSATQISINSIGSNTQLFQSDISLKPNTEYKLSFAAYSNTGNDLQVSLRKHSSPYTVYGLNRESVSITKGWTLHTLAFTTQGFSSDVSDGRLSFWFADDAKGGDRYWLDNVQIVEANSDLSTEPETEPEPDTQPETEPETGTESGNGTETEPETGSGTETETGPLSSANLLENGGFENELSNWRFYTNGAGGAKTVEAAASDSAALIWLDSVGSNTQLFQAGINLKPDTEYKITFVAHSNSGNDLRVSLNKHGTPYTNYGLHQESVDITNEPTLHSLSFTTRGFYSDVSDARLSFWFADDAKNGDRYVLDRIQLFEANAETSPETETEPDSSLDNNLDNPLETEPEPDSGLEESSDTESSLADNPNVLRNGSFETNLSSWNFYTNGSGYAKTAFTNYNGSGNAALIALNKIGSNIQLLQSGVSLEPNTEYVLTFAAYSNSGRNLRVALNQHGTPYTNYGLTTTAVDLTTGWKEFSIRFTSTGFDTPVNDGRLYFWFASDAKAGDWYYIDQVSLSKAN; encoded by the coding sequence ATGAGTCATTCAAAAAAAGCAGCGTCCACGTATCACTATTTTAGATACGCTATTTTCACCATACTTGCCACCTTTCAGATCCAAGCATGGGGCAACAGCGTAGGCCTCGACTGGACGGACAACTCCGACAACGAGACGGGCTTCTTGGTAGAGCGATCCGCCAACGGAAACGACTTCGAAGTCATTGGCGAAACTCCCGCAAACCACACGAGCTTCCGGGATGAGACGATCGTACCAGATGCCCTATACGCCTATCGCGTTTGCGCCTTCAACGAGTTCGGAATGTCGCAATATACCAACATCGTCAGCCACGAGCTGCCCAACTTTCCTCCAAGCCTCTCACACATAGGAAATTACAGCTTCGCCAGCTCGGACGCGATTCTGATCCCCTTTTCCGTTTCCGATGACCATACGGCTGCCAACGCGCTGGAGGTTTCTGCGGTTTCCTCAAACCCAAGCGCCATCCCCCAACAGAGCTTGAGCGTCGAAGGCAGCGATGGAAACTTCACTATTAAAGTCCCTTCCTCCGCCACCGCCCCTGGAACATCCGTTATCAAGCTATCGGTCTTCGATGGAAAACACCGCGTCTACTCGGATATCAACGTAACCATCGTCGAGTTCTCGCCACCGAACATCGGCATCGAATTTATCTCATCCGCCGATTCCGAGACGATCCACACGGGCGAGCCCTTCCTCGTTTCCTTAGAAATAAGCGACCTCAGCAAAGTCCGATTCGTAGACTACTTCATCAACGGCGAGCTCATGGCCAACGCCACCGAGGCACCGTTCGATGGCCTATTGCTCGTTGATCAAGCAGGGTCCGCTGACTTAAAGATCGTTGCCCACCTCTTCGACTCCAACGAGCCCTTGACCATCGAACACACGATCGAAGTCAAGGAAGCTGCCACAGGATCCGCTTCAAGCGCCAATGCGATTGCCAATGGGGGATTCGAGGATGGCCTGCAGCATTGGAGGTTCTACACAAACGGATCCGGAAACGCAAAAACCGTGCAACCCGGGCATTCCGATTCGAAAAGCGCCACGCAAATCTCCATCAACTCCATTGGCTCAAATACCCAGCTCTTCCAATCTGACATCTCCCTGAAACCAAATACTGAATACAAGCTTTCGTTCGCAGCCTATTCCAATACAGGAAACGACCTGCAGGTTTCCCTCAGAAAGCACAGCTCACCCTATACGGTCTACGGACTGAATCGGGAGAGTGTAAGCATCACGAAGGGGTGGACCTTGCATACCTTGGCCTTCACGACCCAAGGCTTCAGCTCAGACGTATCGGACGGACGCCTTTCATTCTGGTTTGCCGATGATGCCAAGGGCGGAGATCGCTACTGGCTCGATAACGTTCAGATCGTGGAGGCCAACTCCGACCTCAGCACCGAACCGGAAACCGAGCCGGAGCCCGATACTCAACCCGAAACCGAACCGGAAACTGGAACCGAGTCAGGAAATGGAACCGAGACGGAACCGGAAACCGGTTCCGGAACGGAGACCGAAACAGGCCCGCTTTCGAGCGCCAATCTCCTCGAGAACGGAGGATTCGAGAACGAGCTCAGCAATTGGAGATTCTACACCAACGGAGCCGGCGGAGCAAAAACGGTGGAAGCGGCAGCTTCCGACAGCGCAGCCCTCATATGGTTGGACTCCGTTGGATCCAATACCCAGCTCTTCCAAGCCGGCATCAACCTCAAACCCGATACCGAGTACAAGATCACATTCGTCGCCCACTCGAACTCTGGCAACGACCTTCGCGTGTCGCTCAACAAACACGGCACCCCTTACACGAACTACGGTTTGCACCAGGAAAGCGTTGATATCACTAACGAACCGACCCTGCACTCCCTGTCGTTCACCACTAGGGGCTTCTATTCCGATGTTTCAGATGCCCGACTCTCCTTCTGGTTCGCGGACGATGCCAAAAACGGCGACCGCTACGTCCTGGACAGGATCCAATTGTTCGAAGCCAACGCAGAAACCAGCCCAGAAACGGAGACGGAACCTGACTCTAGCTTGGACAATAACCTGGACAATCCCTTGGAAACGGAGCCCGAGCCCGATTCCGGTTTGGAAGAAAGTTCGGATACCGAATCTTCGCTCGCCGACAATCCCAACGTCTTACGAAACGGTAGCTTCGAAACGAACCTGTCCTCGTGGAATTTCTACACCAACGGTTCGGGATACGCTAAAACCGCATTCACCAACTACAACGGATCCGGCAACGCGGCTTTGATTGCCCTCAACAAAATCGGTTCCAATATACAGCTGCTGCAATCCGGCGTTTCGCTTGAACCAAATACCGAATACGTGCTCACCTTCGCGGCCTACTCGAACTCGGGACGTAACCTAAGAGTCGCCCTGAACCAGCATGGAACGCCTTACACGAACTACGGCCTCACCACCACAGCCGTCGACCTCACCACCGGATGGAAGGAATTTTCCATAAGGTTCACGAGCACCGGGTTTGATACACCAGTCAACGATGGAAGACTCTACTTCTGGTTCGCTAGCGATGCCAAGGCAGGCGATTGGTACTACATCGACCAAGTCAGTCTTTCCAAGGCAAACTAA
- a CDS encoding class I SAM-dependent methyltransferase, producing MDSLNDVRKSWDCFAEERPYWAVLTTSDWTEKDPFYKSGQNDVDEILREAKSCGIEISQGKAIDFGCGLGRLTYPLCGYFDEVLALDISARMIERAKHHEKCPKNAVFQVLQTSDLKLVSSNSYDFILSLIVLQHMPKRFMKAYIQEFARVCKPGGTIVFQVPVHRDKIETPKDTLWKDKPLLSGNPRLPRLCYRCIFRSARWTIRTIRRKLWSNEIKYRLECAWMRMTGKTIMQMNTLSHKEINRLLKSCSCEAVHKRQDERGGDGYTSYLYFITKKS from the coding sequence ATGGATTCACTCAACGACGTTCGCAAGTCATGGGACTGCTTCGCCGAGGAGCGTCCCTACTGGGCGGTACTCACGACAAGCGATTGGACCGAAAAGGACCCTTTCTACAAGAGTGGCCAAAACGACGTCGACGAGATCCTCCGTGAAGCGAAGTCCTGCGGAATCGAGATCTCCCAAGGCAAGGCCATCGACTTCGGCTGCGGATTAGGCCGCTTGACGTATCCACTCTGCGGCTACTTCGACGAAGTTCTCGCCCTCGACATTTCTGCAAGGATGATCGAACGGGCCAAACACCATGAAAAGTGCCCAAAGAACGCCGTTTTCCAAGTTCTTCAAACGTCCGACCTCAAGCTCGTCTCCTCGAACTCTTACGACTTCATCCTCAGCCTGATCGTCCTTCAACACATGCCGAAACGATTCATGAAAGCGTATATCCAAGAGTTCGCACGCGTTTGCAAACCGGGCGGGACCATCGTATTCCAAGTTCCCGTCCACCGGGACAAGATCGAGACGCCTAAGGACACGCTGTGGAAGGACAAGCCCCTGCTCTCAGGCAATCCGCGCCTCCCAAGACTCTGCTACCGATGCATCTTCCGATCCGCTCGATGGACGATACGAACCATCCGACGGAAACTCTGGAGCAACGAAATCAAATACCGCCTGGAATGCGCCTGGATGCGAATGACGGGAAAGACGATCATGCAAATGAACACTCTCTCCCACAAAGAGATCAACAGGCTTCTAAAAAGCTGCTCCTGCGAGGCCGTGCACAAGAGGCAGGATGAAAGAGGCGGCGACGGATACACGAGCTACCTTTATTTCATAACAAAAAAATCCTAA
- a CDS encoding aminotransferase class I/II-fold pyridoxal phosphate-dependent enzyme, with amino-acid sequence MQPIEISTFPGRTLETDNKQWLYCGGTAYLGLQSDPSFQQILIENIQRYGTSYGASRNSNVRFSVYEEAEAELARWAGSADALTMSSGYLAAQLVCQNLQGLGCNLHHLPGSHPALSTAPNERNPVSIQELVTAITESPNPALLLDSIDFHGQHYPHFEKLRSLPLEDLTLVVDDSHGIGAVGPEGSGSYAKLSELGVKELIVCASLNKALALQAGGIFGSKERIAQLRSTAFFTGASPTSPAVVATFLSSRSLYLDRYAKLKENLSLFLSLNKDVPYFEYNSGHPAFSLNNPDLANHLEANNILITRFQYPTEKAKNLARIVLTASHTTQDIEKLSQAIQSFV; translated from the coding sequence ATGCAACCGATCGAAATCTCCACCTTTCCCGGCAGGACTCTGGAAACTGACAACAAACAGTGGCTGTATTGCGGCGGCACCGCTTACCTTGGACTGCAATCGGATCCCTCCTTTCAGCAAATACTCATCGAAAACATCCAACGTTACGGAACTTCCTACGGGGCTTCCAGAAATTCCAACGTTCGCTTCTCCGTCTACGAAGAGGCCGAAGCTGAACTCGCGCGCTGGGCCGGCTCAGCCGACGCTCTCACCATGTCGTCCGGCTACTTGGCCGCCCAACTCGTATGCCAGAACCTGCAAGGGCTTGGATGCAACCTCCATCATTTACCCGGGTCCCACCCAGCTCTCAGCACAGCCCCCAACGAACGGAATCCTGTAAGTATCCAGGAATTAGTTACAGCTATTACAGAATCTCCCAACCCAGCACTCCTACTGGATAGTATCGACTTTCACGGGCAGCACTATCCCCACTTCGAAAAACTTCGCTCCCTTCCCCTCGAAGATTTAACACTAGTCGTGGACGACTCCCATGGCATAGGTGCCGTTGGGCCGGAAGGAAGCGGTTCCTACGCGAAACTTAGTGAGCTTGGAGTCAAGGAGCTTATCGTCTGCGCTTCGCTCAATAAAGCGCTTGCCTTGCAAGCTGGCGGTATTTTCGGCTCAAAGGAACGTATCGCTCAACTCCGTAGCACCGCCTTCTTCACTGGTGCCTCTCCGACTTCGCCAGCAGTAGTGGCAACCTTCCTTTCAAGCCGCTCGCTCTATCTTGATCGATACGCTAAACTGAAAGAAAACCTGTCTCTATTCCTAAGCCTCAACAAAGATGTTCCTTATTTTGAATACAACTCAGGACATCCAGCCTTTTCGCTTAACAATCCGGATCTCGCCAACCACTTGGAAGCGAACAACATCCTCATCACTCGCTTCCAGTATCCGACTGAAAAAGCGAAGAACCTAGCTCGAATCGTTCTCACCGCTTCTCACACAACTCAAGACATAGAGAAGCTCTCACAAGCGATTCAGTCCTTTGTTTGA
- a CDS encoding CHRD domain-containing protein, translating to MKTSYLIRLLVLGFLAILSTLSFGRIVQLHADINGSQEVPSNASDSIGRATMQFNTEDNTFDLIVTLHKFDEPLLASHIHQAYAGTNGPVRFNLGGESSYTRGKNNLKLKVKRGTYTGDVAMLLSGGAYLNFHTAAFPGGEVRGQLYPGPIELMAVADGLQEVPPNGSPATGVVLATYYPRSNTIDLSITLLGFSNDLVGSHIHQAPFGVNGPVVVGIGNESAYTRVGDDLEGEFEDLAYGGDPALLITGGAYVNFHSNVIPSGEVRGQLEVVD from the coding sequence ATGAAAACGTCATATTTAATCCGTCTCTTAGTCCTTGGCTTCTTAGCAATACTCTCAACCTTATCGTTTGGCCGCATTGTCCAGTTGCATGCGGACATTAATGGCAGTCAGGAAGTGCCCTCCAACGCGTCGGACTCCATTGGCAGAGCGACCATGCAGTTCAACACGGAGGACAACACCTTCGACCTCATTGTCACACTGCACAAGTTTGATGAACCTTTGCTCGCTTCCCATATCCACCAGGCCTATGCGGGCACGAATGGTCCCGTAAGATTCAATCTAGGAGGGGAGTCCAGCTATACCCGAGGCAAAAACAATTTGAAGCTCAAGGTGAAACGAGGGACTTACACGGGCGACGTGGCGATGCTGCTCTCGGGAGGCGCGTATTTAAACTTCCATACAGCAGCATTTCCGGGCGGGGAAGTGCGGGGGCAGCTTTACCCGGGGCCTATCGAGTTGATGGCTGTTGCCGATGGCCTGCAGGAAGTGCCACCCAATGGATCCCCCGCGACGGGTGTCGTTTTGGCTACTTACTACCCGCGATCGAATACCATCGATCTTTCCATCACCTTATTAGGATTTTCCAATGATCTGGTGGGTTCCCACATCCACCAGGCTCCATTCGGAGTTAACGGTCCGGTGGTCGTTGGCATCGGTAACGAGTCCGCCTACACTCGCGTCGGCGACGACTTGGAAGGCGAATTCGAGGATCTGGCTTACGGAGGTGATCCAGCGCTCCTGATCACGGGAGGTGCCTACGTGAATTTCCACTCGAACGTGATTCCGAGTGGCGAAGTAAGAGGTCAGCTTGAAGTGGTAGACTGA
- a CDS encoding WD40/YVTN/BNR-like repeat-containing protein: protein MKPHLLPSIVFVFSILCCHNTSRGQGAFVDELTPWESVDLDPSLGVWDIDYVDGRFLAISGRGELMLSADGLDWESKLIDIQAAYRTIEKGYDGYCVTASKWSDELGRAVGALAFSTNLEEWELVNLTAETRSYNDVAFGDGVWVAVGDEGAVARREVGGDWESSQLGALGYFKRIAFGNGVFVAINYANAVLLSQDGGKTWSERSLPEAGIVHSVAYERGVFILSGSSVFISKDAGQTWESGFAFKDTAVRGASFDGERYFASGTERLSPLETISWDFYSDDGLAWQRHLASSSDQVNDLVLAGGRAIVVGEGKAIRVSQQYLDGYAVWIRQQVTDGEAALLEQTADPDRDRVANLFEYATGSQAFSAESRSELGVYPKLEYGSFGLSMVCRSSDPQLSFRVYASDDLSLQAGGALVYHPEQNYWTSESDWLEMVSAQEFSADLWRLEFIVKSGLEPRFLKLGIRYGD, encoded by the coding sequence ATGAAGCCTCACTTGCTGCCCTCGATCGTATTCGTTTTTTCAATTCTTTGCTGCCACAATACTAGCCGAGGCCAAGGAGCCTTCGTTGACGAGCTGACGCCGTGGGAGTCTGTGGATCTCGATCCAAGCTTAGGTGTATGGGATATTGACTACGTTGATGGTCGCTTCCTAGCGATTTCCGGGCGGGGTGAGCTTATGCTCTCAGCTGACGGACTCGATTGGGAATCGAAGCTTATCGATATACAGGCGGCTTATCGCACTATCGAGAAAGGATACGATGGCTACTGCGTGACAGCTTCCAAATGGAGCGACGAACTGGGGCGAGCGGTGGGAGCCTTGGCATTCTCCACGAATCTGGAGGAGTGGGAACTCGTCAATTTGACTGCTGAGACCCGTAGCTATAACGATGTCGCTTTTGGAGACGGCGTTTGGGTTGCGGTCGGAGATGAAGGAGCAGTGGCACGACGCGAAGTCGGGGGCGATTGGGAGTCCTCTCAACTGGGGGCTCTCGGGTACTTCAAAAGAATCGCTTTCGGAAACGGCGTTTTTGTGGCGATCAATTACGCCAATGCCGTTTTGCTTTCTCAGGATGGTGGGAAGACATGGAGCGAGCGTTCCTTGCCCGAGGCAGGGATTGTTCATTCTGTGGCTTACGAAAGGGGCGTTTTTATCCTGTCAGGGAGCTCGGTCTTCATTTCAAAAGACGCGGGCCAGACATGGGAGAGTGGGTTCGCTTTCAAAGATACGGCTGTGCGAGGGGCGTCTTTCGATGGAGAGCGTTATTTCGCCTCTGGCACTGAGAGGTTGAGCCCTCTCGAGACGATTTCGTGGGATTTTTACTCGGATGATGGATTGGCCTGGCAACGTCACTTGGCCAGTTCTTCAGACCAAGTAAATGATCTCGTTTTGGCTGGAGGTCGGGCCATCGTAGTGGGAGAGGGCAAAGCCATTCGCGTTTCCCAGCAGTACCTCGATGGCTATGCGGTATGGATCCGTCAACAGGTCACGGATGGGGAGGCGGCCCTTCTCGAACAAACCGCGGATCCCGATCGCGACCGAGTTGCGAATTTGTTCGAGTATGCCACGGGCTCGCAGGCGTTTTCCGCAGAGAGCCGATCTGAACTGGGAGTGTATCCGAAATTAGAATATGGAAGTTTCGGTTTGTCGATGGTCTGCCGGTCAAGCGACCCCCAGCTGTCCTTTCGCGTCTATGCCTCCGATGACCTATCGCTACAGGCGGGTGGGGCCTTGGTCTATCATCCTGAACAAAACTATTGGACCAGCGAATCGGACTGGCTGGAGATGGTATCGGCACAGGAGTTCTCCGCCGATCTGTGGCGCCTCGAATTTATCGTCAAATCAGGATTGGAGCCTCGCTTTTTAAAATTAGGGATTCGGTACGGCGATTGA
- a CDS encoding HD domain-containing protein, giving the protein MPQGFTLLFTHRDLPVQPTPTVTVAWKRFSAALSLDSAMAAPLLARLSRAYQTGDRHYHTLEHVIDCLSTLSSYPSPPSPLSIELALWYHDAIYDPNRSDNEAQSALFMESEFAAAELDPQILGQAKALVLATSHKETASNEAEAIIADVDMAILATPPARYLQYTQQIRKEYSCFDDASYRVGRSTFLKTFLSQSQIFQTAHYRDMFENRARINMGEELKRLKAKDSD; this is encoded by the coding sequence ATGCCTCAAGGCTTTACGCTCCTTTTCACCCATCGAGACCTCCCCGTGCAGCCCACACCTACAGTCACAGTCGCTTGGAAACGGTTCAGCGCAGCCCTTTCGCTGGATTCCGCGATGGCTGCCCCACTGCTCGCGCGGCTTTCCCGCGCCTACCAGACCGGTGACAGACACTACCATACCCTGGAGCACGTCATCGACTGCTTGAGTACGCTATCAAGCTACCCAAGCCCGCCCAGCCCCCTAAGCATCGAGCTTGCTCTCTGGTACCACGATGCCATCTACGATCCCAATCGCAGCGACAACGAAGCTCAAAGCGCCTTGTTCATGGAAAGCGAATTCGCAGCCGCTGAACTCGATCCGCAGATTCTGGGACAGGCAAAAGCCCTTGTGCTCGCCACTTCCCATAAAGAAACGGCCTCAAATGAAGCGGAAGCGATCATCGCCGACGTCGATATGGCAATCCTAGCGACCCCACCCGCTCGCTACCTGCAGTACACTCAACAGATCCGGAAGGAGTATTCATGTTTCGACGACGCATCCTATCGGGTCGGTCGAAGCACGTTCCTGAAAACGTTTCTTTCCCAATCCCAAATATTCCAAACCGCCCACTACCGGGATATGTTCGAAAACCGAGCTCGCATCAACATGGGCGAGGAACTTAAACGCCTAAAAGCCAAGGACTCAGACTGA
- a CDS encoding acetylxylan esterase, with product MTRILIDQLEINHGYPFDPTYGYSLEALLSVETPPEPEDFEAFWRNRYAFALQQDPEPKLTLSHSDHPRWKVYDLRFTSTHSFTLGGWVIVPQNGEVKQGIVAGHGYGGREGPDLTLPFENTAILFPCCRGISRSQSDRIPAEPNRHVIHGIDNRDTYVIGGCVDDHWLAVSALLQLFPEVAGKIGWLGVSFSGGINMLAAPWDERVSRSHNNVPTFGNQALRLTLPSVGSASGVADYERRHPGQTQPVLRYFDAASAAKRLRHPCHLACARFDPAVAPPGQFAIYNALPTDTRQLFVLSAGHHDYASQSEENTQLLRELRAFFSQGETHL from the coding sequence ATGACCCGTATCCTAATCGACCAACTAGAAATCAATCACGGCTATCCTTTCGATCCAACATATGGATACAGCCTAGAGGCGCTTCTGTCGGTCGAGACTCCTCCCGAACCCGAGGATTTCGAGGCTTTCTGGAGAAACCGATACGCCTTCGCCCTCCAACAGGACCCCGAACCCAAACTCACACTCTCCCACTCCGACCACCCACGGTGGAAAGTATACGACCTGCGATTCACCTCGACCCACTCCTTTACCCTTGGCGGCTGGGTTATCGTTCCGCAAAACGGAGAAGTAAAGCAGGGCATCGTCGCGGGACATGGCTACGGAGGACGCGAAGGGCCGGACCTGACGCTCCCCTTTGAAAACACTGCCATCCTATTTCCCTGCTGCCGCGGGATAAGCCGCTCCCAAAGCGACCGCATACCAGCGGAACCGAACCGTCACGTCATCCACGGTATCGATAATCGGGATACATACGTGATCGGCGGTTGCGTGGACGACCACTGGCTCGCCGTTTCCGCCCTGCTGCAACTGTTCCCCGAAGTAGCTGGCAAGATTGGCTGGCTGGGAGTCAGCTTTTCCGGAGGGATCAACATGCTAGCGGCCCCCTGGGACGAGCGCGTCTCCCGTTCCCACAACAACGTTCCCACTTTCGGCAACCAAGCCTTGCGTCTCACCTTGCCCAGCGTGGGGAGCGCCTCTGGCGTGGCCGACTACGAAAGGCGGCATCCCGGGCAAACCCAACCCGTCTTGAGGTACTTCGACGCTGCCAGCGCCGCCAAGCGCCTGCGTCATCCCTGCCATTTGGCTTGCGCCCGCTTCGACCCCGCCGTGGCTCCCCCTGGACAATTCGCAATCTACAACGCCTTGCCGACCGACACGCGCCAGCTTTTCGTTCTGTCTGCCGGACACCACGACTACGCCAGCCAAAGCGAAGAAAACACCCAACTGTTGCGCGAACTTCGCGCCTTCTTTTCACAAGGCGAAACCCATCTATGA
- a CDS encoding esterase family protein encodes MNREYHKWWSPRLQRQMELIVHGHAGDRVLVFPTRGGRFYEYENLGIANSVRPRIEAGELQLYCVDSIDQESFYCWWAHPAGRIQRHLQYEQYIMEEVFPLMDLKNPAGRTISHGCSLGAFHATNIAFRHPQRFQKLVAFSGRYDLTASVECFHDLFDGFYNDDIYFNTPSHFLPGLNCARRIHFLRQMEMVFTIGEEDPFRENNESFSQILWDKGLWHDFRYWHGRAHRGRYWRQMAPELLAPLPRNKRASA; translated from the coding sequence GTGAATAGAGAGTACCATAAATGGTGGAGTCCGCGCCTTCAGCGGCAAATGGAGTTGATCGTGCACGGACACGCCGGAGATCGCGTACTCGTCTTTCCCACTCGAGGCGGACGCTTCTACGAATACGAAAACCTCGGCATCGCCAATTCTGTCCGACCCCGCATCGAAGCCGGGGAGCTCCAACTCTACTGCGTGGACAGCATCGACCAAGAAAGCTTCTATTGCTGGTGGGCTCACCCTGCCGGCCGTATCCAGCGACACTTGCAATACGAGCAGTACATCATGGAGGAGGTCTTTCCTCTGATGGACCTCAAGAATCCCGCAGGACGAACCATCTCCCATGGCTGCAGCCTCGGAGCTTTCCACGCAACGAACATCGCTTTTCGCCACCCCCAGCGCTTCCAAAAGCTCGTCGCCTTTTCCGGACGCTACGACTTGACCGCTTCCGTAGAATGCTTCCACGACCTCTTCGACGGCTTCTACAACGACGACATCTACTTTAATACCCCCTCCCACTTCCTGCCGGGTCTCAACTGCGCTAGACGTATCCATTTTCTGAGACAGATGGAAATGGTGTTCACCATTGGCGAAGAAGATCCCTTTCGCGAAAACAACGAATCCTTCAGCCAAATCCTCTGGGACAAAGGCCTCTGGCACGACTTCCGGTACTGGCACGGTCGCGCTCACCGCGGACGCTATTGGCGTCAAATGGCCCCCGAACTCCTCGCCCCCTTACCCCGCAACAAGCGAGCGAGCGCTTGA